In a genomic window of Gloeocapsopsis dulcis:
- a CDS encoding HAD family hydrolase, translated as MVKAVLFDLDGTLLDRDASIEQFITTQYDRLTAHLSHILKIDYVTRFIELDNRGHVWKDKVYQTLVAEFEIEGMSWQTLLEDYETQFQLHCVPFDFLVEMLKMLKQQGYLLGIVTNGLGQFQTRSIEGLGIRDYFDVILISELEQVRKPQAEIFQRAMTRLDVSASDSVFVGDHPEADIMGAKRAKMRAIWKRSLHWLEVNEADAIINELSEIPLILEQFRGN; from the coding sequence GTTCTTTTTGATTTAGATGGCACACTGCTCGATCGCGATGCATCGATTGAACAGTTCATTACAACACAGTATGACAGGCTAACCGCTCACTTAAGTCATATTCTTAAAATCGACTACGTTACCAGATTTATCGAGCTAGACAATCGTGGTCATGTTTGGAAAGATAAGGTTTATCAAACTCTGGTTGCAGAATTTGAAATTGAAGGAATGAGTTGGCAGACGTTACTTGAGGATTACGAAACACAGTTTCAGCTTCATTGCGTTCCATTTGATTTCCTCGTTGAGATGCTCAAGATGTTAAAACAGCAAGGCTACTTATTGGGTATCGTGACGAATGGATTGGGACAGTTTCAAACTCGTTCAATTGAAGGGCTAGGAATTCGAGATTACTTTGATGTCATTCTCATTTCTGAACTCGAGCAAGTTAGGAAACCGCAAGCAGAAATTTTTCAGAGAGCCATGACTCGGTTGGATGTATCAGCCTCGGATAGCGTTTTTGTTGGCGATCATCCTGAAGCGGACATTATGGGAGCAAAGAGGGCAAAGATGAGGGCAATTTGGAAACGCAGTTTGCATTGGCTGGAAGTCAATGAGGCAGATGCAATCATCAACGAACTGAGTGAAATACCTTTGATCCTTGAACAGTTCAGGGGTAATTGA